The following proteins come from a genomic window of Nakamurella alba:
- the ykgO gene encoding type B 50S ribosomal protein L36: protein MKVRASLRALKKKEGSIVVRRHGKVFVINKRNPRLKARQG from the coding sequence ATGAAGGTCCGGGCGTCGTTGCGAGCACTGAAGAAGAAGGAGGGCTCGATCGTGGTCCGCCGCCACGGCAAGGTGTTCGTGATCAACAAGCGAAATCCGAGACTCAAGGCGCGCCAAGGCTGA
- a CDS encoding HU family DNA-binding protein, producing the protein MNRAELIQDVAGKAGVDPAQATAVLDALAQSIAAVVAGGGEVRIPGFLTAQRVSRPARTGRNPRTGESMEIPAKFVVKLTPGTTLKNAV; encoded by the coding sequence ATGAACAGAGCCGAACTGATCCAGGACGTCGCCGGGAAGGCCGGCGTCGACCCGGCGCAGGCGACGGCAGTGCTCGACGCCCTCGCGCAGTCGATCGCCGCGGTGGTGGCCGGCGGCGGCGAGGTCCGCATTCCCGGATTCCTGACCGCCCAGCGGGTCAGCCGACCCGCCCGCACCGGCCGCAACCCGCGGACCGGCGAATCCATGGAGATCCCGGCGAAGTTCGTCGTGAAGCTCACCCCCGGGACGACGCTGAAGAACGCCGTCTGA
- the priA gene encoding bifunctional 1-(5-phosphoribosyl)-5-((5-phosphoribosylamino)methylideneamino)imidazole-4-carboxamide isomerase/phosphoribosylanthranilate isomerase PriA — translation MTFELLPAVDVADGQAVRLVQGKAGTETTYGAPLDAALAWQRDGAEWIHLVDLDAAFGRGNNAELLAEVVRTLDVKVELSGGIRDDASLDAALATGCTRVNIGTAALENPEWCASAIARYGDRVAVGLDVRGTTLAARGWTQDGGDLWEVLERLDQQGCSRYVVTDVTKDGTLKGPNLELLQQVCAATKAPVVASGGVSSLDDLVALAGLASVGVEGSIVGKALYAGAFTLPEALTAVAAVGV, via the coding sequence GTGACGTTCGAGCTGCTCCCCGCTGTTGATGTGGCCGATGGTCAGGCCGTGCGCCTGGTCCAGGGCAAGGCCGGTACCGAGACGACCTACGGTGCACCGCTGGACGCGGCGCTCGCGTGGCAGCGGGACGGCGCGGAGTGGATCCATCTGGTCGACCTGGACGCCGCCTTCGGCCGCGGCAACAACGCCGAACTGCTGGCCGAGGTCGTGCGCACGCTCGACGTGAAGGTCGAGCTGTCCGGCGGCATCCGGGACGACGCCTCCCTGGATGCCGCGCTGGCCACCGGCTGCACCCGGGTCAACATCGGCACCGCTGCGCTGGAGAACCCGGAGTGGTGCGCCTCCGCCATCGCCCGGTACGGCGATCGCGTCGCGGTCGGGCTCGACGTGCGCGGCACCACCCTCGCCGCCCGCGGCTGGACCCAGGACGGCGGCGACCTGTGGGAGGTGCTGGAGCGCCTGGACCAGCAGGGCTGCTCCCGTTACGTGGTCACCGATGTCACCAAGGACGGCACCCTCAAGGGGCCGAACCTCGAACTGCTGCAACAGGTCTGCGCTGCGACAAAGGCCCCGGTGGTCGCCTCCGGCGGGGTGTCCTCGCTCGACGACCTGGTCGCGCTGGCCGGACTGGCCTCGGTCGGTGTCGAGGGCTCGATCGTCGGGAAGGCGCTCTACGCAGGCGCTTTCACCCTCCCCGAGGCGCTGACCGCGGTCGCCGCGGTGGGCGTCTGA
- a CDS encoding Rid family hydrolase, whose amino-acid sequence MSGPVGERRGSGGPWEAAYGYSRVVRVGPLAVTAGCTATVDGVVRHPGDAGAQTKLALQIALDALAGVGIEPWQVVSTRMYVTDISRSDEVGTAHGEVFAGIRPAATMVEVSGLIDPAMLVEVELQAWAG is encoded by the coding sequence ATGAGTGGCCCGGTCGGCGAGCGCCGTGGATCCGGCGGGCCGTGGGAGGCCGCGTACGGCTACTCCCGGGTGGTCCGGGTCGGCCCGCTGGCGGTGACCGCCGGTTGCACGGCGACCGTGGACGGTGTGGTGCGCCACCCCGGTGACGCCGGCGCGCAGACGAAGCTGGCGTTGCAGATCGCGCTCGACGCGCTGGCCGGCGTCGGGATCGAGCCCTGGCAGGTGGTGTCCACCCGGATGTACGTCACCGACATCTCCCGCTCCGACGAGGTCGGCACCGCACACGGCGAGGTCTTCGCCGGCATCCGCCCGGCGGCCACCATGGTCGAGGTGTCCGGCCTGATCGACCCGGCGATGCTGGTCGAGGTCGAGCTGCAGGCCTGGGCCGGCTGA
- the hisF gene encoding imidazole glycerol phosphate synthase subunit HisF: MSVAVRVIPCLDVSEGRVVKGVNFVDLVDAGDPVELARAYDAEGADELTFLDITATSDNRASAYDMIRRTAEQVFIPLTVGGGVRTVDDINALLRAGADKVSVNSAAVARPEFLSEAARRFGSQCVVIAIDARRTDDPRCPSGYTVTTHGGRQATDIDALDWARRAEDAGAGEILLTSMDADGTKAGFDLEMLRSIRSAVAVPLIASGGAGALGHFPEAVEAGADAVLAASVFHFGTFRISEVKQQLAEAGLPVRLQTGASR; the protein is encoded by the coding sequence GTGAGTGTTGCCGTCCGGGTCATCCCCTGTCTCGACGTCTCCGAGGGCCGCGTGGTCAAGGGCGTCAACTTCGTCGACCTGGTGGACGCGGGTGATCCGGTCGAGCTGGCCCGCGCGTACGACGCCGAGGGTGCCGACGAGCTGACCTTCCTCGACATCACGGCCACCAGCGACAACCGGGCCAGCGCCTACGACATGATCCGGCGCACCGCCGAGCAGGTGTTCATCCCGCTGACCGTCGGCGGGGGAGTCCGCACCGTCGACGACATCAATGCCCTGCTCCGGGCCGGCGCGGACAAGGTGTCGGTCAACTCGGCCGCGGTCGCCCGCCCTGAGTTCCTGTCCGAGGCGGCCAGGCGGTTCGGGTCGCAGTGCGTGGTGATCGCCATCGACGCCCGCCGCACCGACGACCCGCGCTGCCCCTCCGGCTACACGGTGACCACCCACGGCGGCCGTCAGGCCACCGACATCGACGCCCTCGACTGGGCCCGCCGGGCCGAGGATGCCGGCGCCGGTGAGATCCTGCTGACGTCGATGGACGCCGATGGCACCAAGGCCGGGTTCGACCTGGAGATGCTGCGCAGCATCAGGTCCGCCGTCGCCGTACCGCTGATCGCGTCCGGCGGCGCGGGCGCACTTGGCCACTTCCCGGAGGCGGTGGAGGCCGGTGCGGACGCCGTGCTCGCCGCGTCCGTCTTCCACTTCGGCACCTTCCGCATCTCCGAGGTCAAGCAGCAGCTCGCCGAGGCCGGCCTGCCGGTGCGGCTGCAGACCGGGGCGTCGCGGTGA
- the hisI gene encoding phosphoribosyl-AMP cyclohydrolase, translating into MKPPVQDPVAVLGAELAAGLTFDADGLVCAVTQQWDTREVLMVAWMDAEALRRTLTTGRATYWSRSRGEYWVKGDTSGHTQAVKDVRHDCDGDTVLVLVDQVGAACHTGTRSCFDESRSLLPQG; encoded by the coding sequence GTGAAGCCGCCGGTGCAGGACCCGGTCGCGGTGCTGGGCGCCGAGCTCGCCGCCGGGCTGACCTTCGACGCCGACGGCCTGGTGTGCGCGGTGACCCAGCAGTGGGACACCCGCGAGGTGCTGATGGTGGCGTGGATGGACGCCGAGGCACTGCGCCGGACGCTGACCACCGGACGGGCCACCTACTGGTCGCGGTCCCGCGGCGAGTACTGGGTCAAAGGCGACACCTCCGGCCACACCCAGGCCGTCAAGGACGTGCGGCACGACTGCGACGGCGACACCGTGCTCGTCCTCGTCGACCAGGTCGGCGCCGCCTGCCACACCGGCACCCGCAGTTGCTTCGACGAGTCGAGATCGCTGCTGCCGCAGGGCTGA
- a CDS encoding GNAT family N-acetyltransferase: protein MPIPPLPDPAGLQRLMAHGWQGVIEQPLGEWVLRYGNGFTNRANSVLPLGDPGMSFPEALAATQQFYAEHDRPPVAQIPVDTSGLDAVNPVDDAFAEAGWAADSRTHVMTIPLADLLDVCPPVPGLPAAEFEDSPSAAWLDGYLYRGAPLPPSAIEVLVRADRPVFAAVRDEAGQAGVARGVVHDGLLGVTAVTVDVARRRSGVAGHLMGELARWAAAVPGAGVHTVYLQVDVANTPAVTLYRKQGFVVHHDYHYRRPV, encoded by the coding sequence GTGCCGATTCCGCCGCTGCCCGACCCCGCCGGACTGCAACGGCTGATGGCGCACGGCTGGCAGGGAGTCATCGAGCAGCCACTGGGCGAGTGGGTGCTGCGGTACGGCAACGGGTTCACCAATCGCGCGAACTCGGTGCTGCCGCTGGGCGATCCGGGGATGTCGTTCCCGGAGGCGCTGGCAGCGACGCAGCAGTTCTACGCCGAGCACGACCGTCCGCCGGTCGCCCAGATCCCCGTGGATACCAGTGGTCTCGATGCCGTGAACCCGGTGGACGACGCCTTCGCCGAGGCCGGCTGGGCGGCGGACAGCCGCACGCATGTGATGACGATCCCGCTCGCCGACCTGCTCGATGTGTGCCCGCCGGTGCCCGGTCTGCCGGCGGCCGAGTTCGAGGACTCCCCCTCCGCGGCCTGGCTGGACGGCTACCTCTACCGCGGGGCCCCGCTGCCGCCGTCCGCGATCGAGGTGCTGGTACGCGCGGACCGGCCGGTCTTCGCGGCGGTCCGGGACGAAGCGGGGCAGGCCGGGGTGGCGCGGGGTGTGGTGCACGACGGCCTGCTCGGCGTCACCGCCGTCACCGTCGACGTCGCCCGCCGCCGGTCCGGGGTGGCCGGCCATCTGATGGGCGAGCTCGCCCGCTGGGCGGCCGCGGTGCCCGGCGCCGGTGTGCACACCGTCTACCTGCAGGTCGACGTCGCCAACACCCCTGCCGTCACCCTCTACCGCAAGCAGGGATTCGTCGTGCACCACGACTACCACTACCGGCGACCGGTCTGA
- a CDS encoding anthranilate synthase component I: protein MSAPPLAPAAHGAAPAAAAGTLGEIRPTRAEFRELARDRRVIPVTRTLLADTQTPVGLYATLAGDRPGTFLLESAEHGKSWSRWSFVGVRSPAALSEKGGVAHWIGTPPVGLPTDGDTLQVLAETLRLLHTEPLSGLPPLTGGMVGYLGYDIVRRLERIDGEHPAVDELQVPELVMLLATDLAALDHHEGTVTLIANAVNWDATDERVDAAYDDAVARLEQMSEQLGTPVPLPAAVFGRPEPEVRRRTTSDQYTDMVEGAKEHIRAGDAFQIVISQRFDMDTEADPLDIYRVLRATNPSPYMYLLRVPTPSGRTASVVGSSPEALVTVRDGEVTMHPIAGTRPRGRTEEDDVLLAKDLLADAKERSEHVMLVDLGRNDLGRVCAAGTVKVVDFFTIERYSHVMHIVSTVTGRLAPGRTAFDALTACFPAGTLSGAPKPRAMQIIDELEPARRGTYGGVVGYLDFAGDADTAITIRSALVADGVAHVQAGAGVVADSVPANEDAECRNKAAAVIRAVAAAGTLRPAGGA from the coding sequence ATGTCCGCACCACCCCTCGCCCCCGCAGCACACGGCGCCGCCCCGGCCGCGGCCGCCGGCACCCTCGGCGAGATCCGGCCCACCCGCGCGGAGTTCCGCGAGCTCGCCCGGGACCGCCGGGTCATCCCGGTCACCCGCACCCTGCTCGCCGACACCCAGACCCCGGTCGGGCTCTACGCCACCCTGGCCGGCGACCGGCCGGGCACCTTCCTGCTGGAGTCCGCCGAGCACGGCAAGTCGTGGTCGCGGTGGTCGTTCGTCGGGGTGCGCAGCCCGGCCGCACTGAGCGAGAAGGGCGGCGTGGCCCACTGGATCGGCACGCCGCCGGTCGGCCTGCCCACCGACGGGGACACCCTGCAGGTGCTGGCCGAGACGCTGCGGCTGCTGCACACCGAGCCGCTGTCCGGTCTGCCGCCGCTGACCGGCGGCATGGTCGGCTACCTCGGGTACGACATCGTCCGCCGGCTGGAACGGATCGACGGCGAGCACCCGGCCGTCGACGAGCTGCAGGTCCCGGAGCTGGTCATGCTGCTGGCCACCGATCTGGCCGCGCTGGACCACCACGAGGGCACGGTCACCCTCATCGCCAACGCGGTGAACTGGGACGCCACCGACGAGCGGGTGGACGCCGCCTACGACGACGCGGTCGCCCGGCTGGAGCAGATGTCCGAGCAGCTGGGCACCCCGGTGCCGCTGCCGGCCGCCGTCTTCGGTCGGCCCGAGCCGGAGGTCCGTCGGCGCACCACGTCCGACCAGTACACCGACATGGTCGAGGGCGCGAAGGAGCACATCCGGGCCGGCGACGCCTTCCAGATCGTGATCAGCCAGCGGTTCGACATGGACACCGAGGCCGACCCGCTCGACATCTACCGGGTGCTGCGGGCGACCAACCCGAGCCCGTACATGTACCTGCTGCGGGTGCCGACCCCGTCCGGCCGCACGGCCAGCGTCGTCGGGTCCTCACCGGAGGCACTGGTGACGGTGCGGGACGGCGAGGTCACCATGCACCCGATCGCCGGCACCCGGCCGCGCGGCCGCACCGAGGAGGACGACGTCCTGCTGGCGAAGGACCTGCTCGCCGACGCCAAGGAGCGCAGCGAGCACGTCATGCTGGTCGACCTGGGCCGCAACGACCTGGGCCGGGTGTGCGCCGCCGGCACGGTGAAGGTCGTCGACTTCTTCACCATCGAGCGGTACAGCCACGTCATGCACATCGTCTCGACGGTCACCGGCCGGCTCGCCCCGGGCCGCACCGCGTTCGACGCGCTCACCGCGTGCTTCCCGGCCGGCACCCTGTCCGGCGCACCCAAGCCGCGGGCCATGCAGATCATCGACGAGCTGGAGCCGGCCCGACGCGGGACCTACGGCGGCGTGGTCGGCTACCTCGACTTCGCCGGTGACGCCGACACCGCGATCACCATCCGCTCCGCGCTGGTGGCCGACGGTGTTGCGCACGTGCAGGCCGGCGCCGGTGTGGTGGCCGACTCGGTGCCCGCCAATGAGGACGCGGAGTGCCGCAACAAGGCCGCCGCGGTGATCCGCGCGGTCGCCGCCGCCGGCACGCTGCGCCCGGCTGGGGGAGCGTGA
- a CDS encoding Trp biosynthesis-associated membrane protein encodes MLLLLGVALALLAGLPTWISQTYGPDGAQQQLSRTGHQAAPALVALSLVALAGLAASFAVRGWWSRAVGVLVAAIGAGIGAAALTVLFAPPSDATAPDTGLPTTPDLMGPVEVHAWAPVLAAVGGLLVLVSGLLRVLAPAVRTTRPAMGSRYEAPTSRRAAREAAVTDDVRDADAAAGWWKALDAGADPTAGDPADRVDEGGQDRPDTLVNRPDRDAVAHHMPVTPPPDATGPADNPDAAVADPDESGLGVRKDPPGRLR; translated from the coding sequence GTGCTCCTGCTGCTCGGCGTGGCCCTCGCGCTGCTGGCCGGACTGCCCACCTGGATCAGCCAGACCTACGGTCCCGACGGTGCGCAGCAACAGCTCTCCCGCACCGGTCACCAGGCGGCGCCGGCCCTGGTGGCGCTGTCCCTGGTCGCCCTCGCCGGCCTGGCCGCCTCGTTCGCGGTGCGGGGCTGGTGGTCCCGGGCGGTCGGTGTGCTCGTGGCGGCGATCGGTGCCGGCATCGGTGCGGCCGCCCTCACCGTGCTGTTCGCACCACCCTCGGACGCCACCGCACCCGACACCGGCCTGCCCACCACCCCGGACCTGATGGGCCCGGTCGAGGTGCATGCCTGGGCCCCGGTGCTCGCGGCGGTCGGCGGGCTGCTGGTGCTGGTGTCCGGACTGCTGCGGGTGCTCGCCCCCGCTGTGCGGACCACCCGGCCGGCGATGGGCAGCCGGTACGAGGCGCCGACCAGCCGGCGCGCCGCGCGGGAGGCGGCGGTCACCGACGACGTGCGTGACGCCGACGCGGCCGCGGGCTGGTGGAAGGCGCTGGACGCCGGTGCGGACCCGACCGCCGGCGATCCGGCCGACCGGGTGGACGAGGGCGGGCAGGACCGTCCGGACACCTTGGTGAACCGTCCGGACCGTGACGCCGTTGCACACCACATGCCCGTCACACCTCCGCCGGACGCGACCGGCCCGGCGGACAACCCGGACGCCGCGGTCGCCGACCCGGACGAATCGGGACTCGGTGTCCGGAAGGACCCCCCGGGGCGGTTACGATGA
- the trpC gene encoding indole-3-glycerol phosphate synthase TrpC has translation MREPQQPQGDEPVNVLDEILVGVREDLAAREAAVPLAEIKARALAAPAAKQVLPVFREPGVGVIAEVKRASPSKGALASIADPAELAAGYAAGGARAISVLTERRRFGGSLADLDAVRAAVDIPVLRKDFIVSPYQVHEARAHGADMVLLIVAALEQNVLHGLLERIESLGMTALVEIHTEAEADRALEAGAKIIGVNARDLTTLQIDRDVFARIAPGLPSEVVRVAESGVRGTADLLAYAGAGADAVLVGEGLVTSGDPRAAVADLVTAGSHPSCPRPAR, from the coding sequence ATCCGGGAACCACAGCAGCCCCAAGGAGACGAGCCGGTGAACGTACTGGACGAGATCCTGGTCGGTGTGCGCGAGGACCTTGCCGCCCGCGAGGCGGCGGTGCCCCTGGCCGAGATCAAGGCCCGCGCCCTCGCCGCTCCCGCCGCCAAGCAGGTGCTGCCGGTGTTCCGGGAGCCCGGGGTGGGCGTCATCGCCGAGGTGAAGCGGGCCAGCCCGTCCAAGGGCGCCCTCGCCTCCATCGCCGATCCGGCCGAGCTGGCCGCCGGGTACGCCGCCGGGGGAGCCCGCGCCATCTCCGTGCTCACCGAGCGCCGGCGCTTCGGCGGGTCGCTCGCCGACCTGGACGCGGTCCGCGCCGCGGTCGACATCCCGGTCCTGCGCAAGGATTTCATCGTCTCGCCGTACCAGGTGCACGAGGCCCGGGCGCACGGTGCGGACATGGTGCTGCTGATCGTCGCGGCCCTGGAGCAGAACGTGCTGCACGGCCTGCTCGAGCGCATCGAGTCCCTCGGGATGACCGCGCTGGTCGAGATCCACACCGAGGCCGAGGCGGACCGGGCCCTGGAGGCCGGCGCCAAGATCATCGGCGTCAACGCCCGTGACCTCACCACGCTGCAGATCGACCGGGACGTCTTCGCCCGGATCGCCCCCGGGCTGCCCAGCGAGGTGGTCCGGGTCGCCGAGTCCGGTGTCCGCGGCACCGCCGACCTGCTCGCCTACGCCGGTGCCGGCGCCGACGCCGTGCTGGTCGGCGAGGGCCTGGTCACCAGCGGCGACCCGCGGGCGGCCGTGGCGGACCTGGTCACCGCCGGATCCCACCCGTCCTGCCCCCGCCCGGCCCGCTGA
- the trpB gene encoding tryptophan synthase subunit beta, whose translation MSDGITGTAHDPDARGYYGSFGGRWLPEALVTVIDEVADAYDKAKLDPDFLAELDHLAETYAGRPSPLTDAERLTAHVGGARILLKREDLNHTGSHKINNVLGQALLARRMGKTRLIAETGAGQHGVATATAAARMGMSCRIYMGKVDTERQALNVARMRLLGAEVIPVETGSMTLKDAINEAFRDWVANVDDTYYIFGTVGGPHPFPLIVRDLQRIIGLEARAQSLSLTGRLPDAVTACVGGGSNAIGVFHAFIDDPDVRLVGIEPGGDGVETGRHAATLVAGTVGVLHGARTFLLQDEDGQIIESHSISAGLDYPGVGPEHSHLAEIGRAEYRAATDAEAMDAFALLSRTEGIIPAIESAHAVAGGVKLAQEIGKDGIVLINVSGRGDKDMGTAMEWFGLDGDPAKARGVLPPVNGTGVSR comes from the coding sequence ATGTCCGACGGCATCACCGGCACCGCGCACGACCCGGACGCCCGCGGCTACTACGGATCCTTCGGCGGGCGTTGGCTGCCCGAGGCACTGGTCACCGTCATCGACGAGGTGGCCGACGCCTACGACAAGGCCAAGCTGGACCCCGACTTCCTCGCCGAGCTCGACCATCTCGCGGAGACCTACGCCGGCCGGCCCAGCCCGCTGACCGACGCCGAGCGGCTCACCGCGCACGTCGGCGGGGCCCGGATCCTGCTCAAGCGGGAGGATCTCAACCACACCGGCAGCCACAAGATCAACAACGTGCTCGGGCAGGCGCTGCTCGCCCGGCGCATGGGCAAGACCCGGCTGATCGCCGAGACCGGCGCCGGCCAGCACGGTGTCGCCACCGCGACCGCGGCCGCCCGGATGGGCATGAGCTGCCGGATCTACATGGGCAAGGTCGACACCGAGCGGCAGGCCCTCAACGTCGCCCGGATGCGGCTGCTCGGTGCCGAGGTCATCCCGGTGGAGACCGGCTCGATGACCCTGAAGGACGCGATCAACGAGGCCTTCCGTGACTGGGTGGCCAACGTCGACGACACCTATTACATCTTCGGCACCGTCGGCGGGCCGCACCCGTTCCCGCTGATCGTCCGCGACCTGCAGCGGATCATCGGGCTGGAGGCCCGGGCGCAGTCGCTGTCGCTGACCGGCCGGCTGCCGGACGCCGTCACCGCCTGCGTGGGCGGTGGCTCCAACGCGATCGGGGTCTTCCACGCCTTCATCGACGACCCGGACGTCCGGCTGGTGGGGATCGAGCCCGGCGGCGACGGGGTCGAGACCGGCCGCCACGCCGCCACTCTGGTGGCCGGCACCGTCGGTGTGCTGCACGGCGCGCGGACGTTCCTGCTGCAGGACGAGGACGGCCAGATCATCGAGTCGCACTCGATCTCGGCCGGACTGGACTACCCGGGCGTCGGCCCCGAGCACTCGCACCTGGCCGAGATCGGCCGCGCCGAGTACCGGGCGGCCACCGACGCCGAGGCGATGGACGCCTTCGCGCTGCTGTCGCGCACCGAGGGGATCATCCCCGCGATCGAGTCGGCGCACGCGGTGGCCGGCGGGGTGAAGCTGGCACAGGAGATCGGCAAGGACGGCATCGTGCTGATCAACGTCTCCGGCCGCGGCGACAAGGACATGGGCACCGCGATGGAATGGTTCGGACTGGACGGGGACCCGGCGAAGGCCCGTGGCGTCCTGCCCCCGGTGAACGGCACAGGAGTGAGCCGGTGA
- the trpA gene encoding tryptophan synthase subunit alpha, with the protein MSALQDLFAGTRAEGRAALVGYLPAGFPTVDRSAELLTGMIDAGCDLVEVGLPYSDPVLDGPVIQAASQTALSAGFRIRDIFTVVERVSAAGGKAVVMTYFNPVLAYGPDAFARDLAAAGGLGVITPDLIVDEAEDWLAAADTHGIDPIFLVAPSSSAERIHATAARTRGFLYAAAVMGVTGARDSVSEAAEGLVARCREQTDLPIGVGLGVRNGEQAATMTGFADAVIVGSAFTALAGEPGPDGLDAVRALAAELAAGVRSGARVGA; encoded by the coding sequence GTGAGTGCACTGCAGGATCTCTTCGCGGGCACCCGGGCCGAGGGCCGGGCGGCGCTCGTCGGTTACCTGCCGGCCGGGTTCCCGACCGTCGACCGCTCCGCGGAGCTGCTGACCGGGATGATCGACGCCGGGTGCGACCTGGTCGAGGTCGGTCTGCCGTACTCCGACCCGGTGCTCGACGGTCCGGTGATCCAGGCCGCGTCGCAGACGGCGCTGTCCGCCGGGTTCCGGATCCGCGACATCTTCACCGTGGTCGAGCGGGTGTCCGCGGCCGGCGGCAAGGCCGTGGTGATGACCTACTTCAACCCGGTGCTGGCCTACGGCCCGGACGCCTTCGCCCGGGACCTCGCCGCCGCCGGCGGACTCGGCGTGATCACCCCGGACCTGATCGTCGACGAGGCGGAGGACTGGCTCGCCGCCGCCGACACCCACGGCATCGACCCGATCTTCCTGGTTGCGCCGTCCTCGTCCGCCGAGCGCATCCATGCCACCGCCGCCCGGACCCGCGGTTTTCTCTACGCCGCCGCGGTGATGGGTGTGACCGGCGCCCGGGACTCGGTGTCGGAAGCGGCCGAGGGCCTGGTCGCCCGCTGCCGCGAGCAGACCGACCTGCCGATCGGCGTCGGCCTCGGCGTCCGCAACGGCGAACAGGCCGCCACCATGACCGGTTTCGCCGACGCGGTCATCGTCGGTTCCGCCTTCACCGCGCTGGCCGGCGAGCCCGGACCGGACGGACTCGACGCCGTCCGTGCCCTGGCCGCCGAACTCGCCGCCGGCGTGCGCTCCGGCGCGAGGGTGGGCGCGTGA
- the lgt gene encoding prolipoprotein diacylglyceryl transferase — MAGTATAYLADIPSPAQGVWYVGPLPLRAYAVCIIVGIVVAVWWGNKRWVARGGRAGRVTDIAVFAVPFGLVGGRLYHVITDNELYFREGRNPWKAFAIWDGGLGIWGAIALGGVGAWIGCRYYKVSFAAFADSIAPGIVVAQAIGRLGNYFNQELFGAQTSVPWALEVFLRTPGGAAGTQEACGIAGSTPEFPTDYIKATPEILCGTYHPTFLYELLWNLAVAALLVWADRRFRLGAGRVFWLYVAGYTAGRGWIEMLRIDTANTFLGLRINVFTSIVMFVVAIGFLIALRGRHREDPALLRGRGDEDPDDDKPADEEQKNGGDKAVVGATPASTSATSSPAVDAGGAAGAVALSKDDPRSADDGGSTSSTTTGQKSSAETDTSTDSSSDSTGGDSGTDSTGGSSDGGGGGGGD; from the coding sequence ATGGCCGGGACGGCCACCGCCTACCTGGCGGACATCCCGTCCCCGGCGCAGGGCGTCTGGTACGTCGGACCGCTGCCGCTGCGGGCCTACGCGGTCTGCATCATCGTCGGCATCGTCGTCGCCGTCTGGTGGGGCAACAAGCGCTGGGTCGCCCGCGGCGGCCGGGCCGGCCGGGTCACCGACATCGCCGTGTTCGCCGTTCCGTTCGGCCTGGTCGGCGGTCGGCTCTACCACGTCATCACCGACAACGAGCTGTACTTCCGCGAGGGCCGCAACCCCTGGAAGGCGTTCGCCATCTGGGACGGCGGGCTCGGCATCTGGGGGGCCATCGCCCTCGGCGGCGTCGGCGCCTGGATCGGCTGCCGCTACTACAAGGTCTCCTTCGCCGCGTTCGCCGACTCGATCGCGCCGGGCATCGTGGTGGCCCAGGCGATCGGGCGGCTGGGCAACTACTTCAACCAGGAGTTGTTCGGCGCGCAGACCTCCGTGCCGTGGGCGCTCGAGGTGTTCCTGCGGACCCCGGGCGGCGCCGCCGGCACCCAGGAGGCCTGCGGCATCGCCGGCTCCACGCCGGAGTTCCCGACCGACTACATCAAGGCCACCCCGGAGATCCTCTGCGGGACCTATCACCCGACGTTCCTCTACGAACTGCTCTGGAACCTGGCGGTCGCCGCGCTGCTGGTCTGGGCCGACCGCCGGTTCCGGCTCGGCGCCGGCCGGGTGTTCTGGCTGTACGTCGCGGGCTACACCGCCGGGCGTGGCTGGATCGAGATGCTGCGGATCGACACCGCGAACACCTTCCTCGGCCTGCGCATCAACGTCTTCACCTCGATCGTGATGTTCGTGGTGGCCATCGGGTTCCTGATCGCGCTGCGCGGCCGGCACCGAGAGGACCCGGCGCTGCTGCGCGGGCGCGGGGACGAGGATCCCGACGACGACAAGCCGGCCGACGAGGAACAGAAGAACGGTGGCGACAAGGCGGTCGTCGGTGCGACCCCGGCGTCGACCTCCGCCACGTCGTCACCGGCCGTCGATGCCGGGGGTGCCGCCGGTGCGGTGGCGCTGTCCAAGGACGATCCCCGCTCCGCGGACGACGGAGGATCCACGTCGTCCACCACGACCGGGCAGAAGAGTTCCGCCGAAACTGACACGTCGACGGACAGCTCCAGCGACAGCACTGGTGGCGACAGCGGGACCGACAGCACGGGCGGCAGCTCCGACGGCGGCGGCGGGGGCGGCGGCGACTGA